GGAAGCACGTATAAAAAGTAGGTTATTCAACAACTTTGTTTGAAAACTGTAAAACTATTTTAATGTTAGATTAATAATTGTCTATTATGCTAGACATATATCCAATTGTTAGGATGGTGGAAGTTAATGAAAATGTTCATCACAATTCACAACAAAACAGTACCCGTATACTCTGACGAGAAAAATAGAAAGAAATTCAACCTCTTGAAATCAGCGCTTGAAGCCAAGGTAGTAAAAGGCCGCACGGCCATTAAGAAATGCTTGGATTCAATTATCAGCATCGAGATCGTCGGATGTGAAGCGATACTGCATTCTCTCAATGAAAGAGACTCGCTAGCATTATCTCTCTATTAATGATATGCGGGAACAAGCCGCTACATAACTTCATATTAATAAAAGTTATACTTTCTTATCTAGTAAGAAAGAAACCGCCCCTTTATCCCTAGACTGAGCACAGTCATGGAGAAGGAGCGGTTTTTTGTAATTATGACAGATATTTATCGCGCAGCACATTCATATGATGCTGAGCATGCCCTGCAAGTGTATAAGCAATGGCACGGGCCGAAATTTCGTTATCGTTAACCAGTCCTTTGCGCAGCCATGCTTGATCGGTGATGGTTGTGAGAAGTGTTAGTGTAGCTTTGCGAACCGCTCTAA
This genomic window from Paenibacillus hexagrammi contains:
- a CDS encoding 3-dehydroquinate dehydratase yields the protein MKMFITIHNKTVPVYSDEKNRKKFNLLKSALEAKVVKGRTAIKKCLDSIISIEIVGCEAILHSLNERDSLALSLY